In the Novosphingobium sp. 9 genome, one interval contains:
- the leuB gene encoding 3-isopropylmalate dehydrogenase codes for MRIAVFAGDGIGPEVTEQAVRVLKALDLPGLELVEGDVGGAAYHKHGHPLPAATLEIARSADAILFGAVGDFALDHLERALRPEQAVLGLRKELGLFANLRPAQVFKGLEDLSSLRPEVSASIDLLIVRELNGDVYFGEKGTRTLEDGRRQGWDMMSYAEDEVRRIAHAGFKAALTRGKKLCSVDKANVLETSQLWRDVMIEVSAEYPEVELTHMYVDNAAMQLVKNPGAFDVIVTGNLFGDILSDQASMCVGSIGLLASASLAEGSFGLYEPIHGSAPDIAGKGLANPMATILSAAMLLRHSLGLEVEALRIEAAVAATLADGIKGGDLGGSHGTREIGDAVLERL; via the coding sequence ATGCGTATCGCGGTTTTTGCAGGCGACGGAATTGGCCCCGAAGTGACTGAACAGGCTGTTCGGGTGCTCAAGGCGCTTGATCTTCCGGGTCTCGAACTCGTCGAGGGCGATGTCGGCGGTGCGGCCTATCACAAGCACGGCCACCCGCTTCCCGCTGCAACGCTGGAGATAGCGCGCTCGGCCGATGCGATCCTGTTCGGCGCGGTTGGCGATTTCGCGCTCGATCATCTGGAGCGTGCGCTGCGTCCCGAGCAGGCCGTTCTGGGTCTGCGCAAGGAACTGGGTCTGTTCGCGAACCTGCGCCCCGCGCAGGTGTTCAAGGGGCTGGAAGACCTGTCCTCGCTGCGTCCTGAAGTGTCGGCCTCGATCGACCTCCTCATCGTGCGCGAGTTGAATGGCGACGTGTACTTCGGCGAGAAGGGCACCCGCACGCTCGAAGACGGCCGCCGTCAGGGCTGGGACATGATGTCCTACGCCGAGGACGAAGTGCGCCGCATCGCACACGCGGGCTTCAAGGCGGCGCTGACGCGTGGCAAGAAGCTGTGCTCGGTCGACAAGGCCAATGTGCTGGAAACCTCGCAGCTCTGGCGCGACGTGATGATCGAGGTCTCGGCGGAATACCCCGAGGTCGAGCTGACCCACATGTATGTCGATAACGCGGCGATGCAGCTGGTGAAGAACCCCGGCGCCTTCGACGTGATCGTCACGGGCAACCTGTTCGGTGATATCCTCTCCGATCAGGCCAGCATGTGCGTGGGTTCGATCGGCCTGCTGGCCTCGGCCAGTCTCGCGGAAGGCAGCTTTGGCCTTTACGAGCCGATCCACGGTTCGGCGCCGGACATCGCGGGTAAGGGCCTTGCCAACCCGATGGCGACGATCCTCTCGGCGGCCATGCTGCTGCGCCACTCGCTGGGCCTTGAGGTCGAGGCGCTGCGCATCGAGGCCGCGGTCGCGGCGACGTTGGCCGATGGCATCAAGGGCGGCGATCTGGGCGGCAGCCACGGAACGCGCGAAATCGGTGACGCCGTGCTCGAACGCCTGTAA
- a CDS encoding DNA repair protein RecO, whose product MQLRTTALVCAVRAHGETASIVRLLTVEAGLVAAYVAGGRGRELRPVLIPGNRVEADIRSRTESQLPFARLELVQSRAPWLTEPLPAAAIGWVTTLTAAALPERQPYPALPPALDALLDAVCLAPSARGWLIALLSYEVLMLRELGYGVPVSRPEDDDWEAMLAVFDRLGTQLSRYPLADRRQDAMAARALLRERLARISG is encoded by the coding sequence GTGCAGCTTCGCACCACCGCGCTGGTCTGCGCCGTGCGCGCACATGGGGAGACAGCCTCGATCGTCCGTCTGCTGACCGTTGAGGCGGGACTGGTCGCGGCCTATGTCGCAGGCGGGCGCGGGCGCGAATTGCGGCCCGTGCTGATCCCCGGAAACCGGGTGGAGGCGGACATCCGCTCGCGCACCGAAAGCCAGCTGCCTTTTGCGCGGCTGGAACTAGTGCAAAGCCGCGCGCCCTGGCTGACCGAGCCGCTGCCCGCCGCCGCGATCGGCTGGGTGACGACGCTGACCGCCGCCGCCTTGCCCGAGCGCCAGCCGTATCCGGCGCTGCCTCCTGCGCTCGATGCGCTGCTCGATGCGGTATGTCTGGCCCCCTCAGCACGCGGATGGCTGATCGCGCTGCTTTCCTACGAAGTGCTGATGCTGCGCGAACTGGGCTATGGCGTGCCGGTCAGCCGCCCGGAAGACGACGACTGGGAGGCGATGCTGGCGGTTTTCGATAGGCTGGGCACCCAGCTTTCGCGCTATCCGCTTGCCGATCGCCGCCAAGACGCTATGGCGGCCCGCGCTTTGCTGCGCGAGCGGCTGGCGCGTATCAGCGGTTGA
- a CDS encoding accessory factor UbiK family protein, with the protein MQSENPFIADVVKMMNSAAGTLAGMTREARDSARERFREMLGDMDFVSREEFEAVKEMAASSRAEVEDLKARIAVLEAKG; encoded by the coding sequence ATGCAGAGCGAAAACCCTTTCATCGCCGATGTCGTCAAGATGATGAACAGCGCCGCCGGCACCCTGGCCGGCATGACCCGCGAAGCGCGCGATTCGGCGCGCGAGCGGTTCCGCGAGATGCTGGGCGACATGGACTTCGTCAGCCGCGAGGAATTCGAGGCAGTGAAGGAAATGGCCGCTTCCTCGCGCGCCGAGGTCGAGGATCTGAAGGCGCGCATCGCCGTGCTCGAAGCTAAAGGTTGA
- a CDS encoding TspO/MBR family protein — MHSIASPGQLRASFWRWTLVIVPLVILLGFISRRASVSGPDNPWFAALVKPSVYPAPLVFPIVWSLLYVMMGLAAAMVGAARGARGRGLALVFFGVQLVLNLAWSPVFFGAHKMHAGLVVISLLDLAVIVTIAAFWRVRRPAALLLVPYLAWILFATYLNYAFLQANPGQDGAQGSGAVQRIEI; from the coding sequence ATGCACTCGATTGCCTCTCCCGGTCAGTTGCGGGCCAGTTTCTGGCGCTGGACTCTGGTGATCGTGCCGCTGGTGATCCTGCTCGGCTTCATCTCAAGACGCGCCTCGGTAAGCGGGCCGGACAACCCGTGGTTCGCCGCGCTGGTGAAGCCTTCGGTTTACCCTGCGCCGCTGGTGTTCCCGATTGTCTGGTCGCTGCTCTACGTGATGATGGGCCTGGCCGCCGCGATGGTTGGTGCTGCCAGAGGCGCGCGTGGGCGTGGGTTGGCGCTGGTGTTCTTCGGCGTGCAACTGGTGCTCAACCTTGCGTGGTCGCCGGTGTTCTTCGGCGCGCACAAGATGCATGCCGGGCTGGTGGTGATCAGCCTGCTCGACCTCGCGGTGATCGTCACCATCGCCGCCTTCTGGCGCGTGCGTCGCCCTGCCGCGCTGCTGCTGGTGCCCTACCTCGCGTGGATTCTGTTCGCGACGTATCTGAATTACGCCTTCCTTCAGGCGAACCCCGGACAGGACGGCGCGCAAGGCTCAGGCGCAGTGCAGCGGATCGAGATCTGA
- a CDS encoding TlyA family RNA methyltransferase, giving the protein MTDPHQPQSAPTPAEADAARKAPEKPAAKQRVDQMLVDRGHAESRTRAQALVLAGLVFSGETKIAKPGQSLRGDAPLEVRGRDHPWVSRGGLKLAHAIAHFGLDPKNAVAMDVGSSTGGFTDVLLTNGAAHVFAVDSGTNQLAWKLRQDPRVTVMEQTSARVLTSEMIDRPYGWVVCDASFIGLSKVLEVPLRLAAPHCRLVALIKPQFEVGRGEVGKGGVVRDPALHQRVCNEVRDWLEADGWQVQGIVESPITGPEGNVEFLISALRAPQGEANAG; this is encoded by the coding sequence CCGCCAAGCAGCGCGTCGATCAGATGCTGGTGGACAGAGGCCATGCCGAAAGCCGCACGCGGGCACAGGCGCTGGTGCTGGCGGGGCTGGTCTTCTCGGGCGAGACCAAGATCGCCAAGCCCGGCCAGTCGCTGCGTGGCGATGCGCCGCTGGAGGTGCGTGGGCGTGATCATCCCTGGGTATCGCGTGGGGGGCTGAAGCTTGCTCATGCCATCGCGCACTTCGGTCTCGATCCGAAGAATGCCGTTGCCATGGACGTTGGCAGTTCGACCGGCGGCTTTACCGATGTGCTGCTGACGAACGGCGCTGCGCATGTCTTCGCGGTCGATTCGGGCACCAACCAGCTGGCATGGAAACTGCGGCAGGACCCGCGCGTCACGGTGATGGAGCAGACCAGCGCGCGGGTGCTGACGTCCGAGATGATCGACCGGCCTTATGGCTGGGTGGTTTGCGACGCCAGCTTCATCGGCCTGTCCAAAGTTCTGGAAGTGCCCTTGCGCCTTGCTGCGCCGCACTGCCGTCTGGTCGCGCTGATCAAGCCGCAGTTCGAGGTCGGGCGCGGCGAGGTCGGCAAGGGCGGCGTGGTACGCGATCCGGCGCTGCACCAACGCGTCTGCAACGAGGTGCGCGACTGGCTGGAAGCGGACGGCTGGCAGGTGCAGGGCATCGTCGAGAGTCCCATTACGGGACCTGAAGGCAACGTCGAGTTCCTGATTTCCGCGCTTCGTGCCCCTCAAGGCGAGGCAAATGCGGGATAA